AGCtaattagataaaatttctGTTGGAAATGCTCTAACTCCTAACTACTTAAAACACTTTCTATGTATCTGATGTtgatttgctaccgaagttcaTCCTCCAGTTGTATTTAATAAATTCTGTCGTCATCATCTATCGTCGGTCTCaaattgatttgattttaaCTAGATGCATCATCTGAGGTAGGCAATCGACAGGTAGACAGCAAAGACACACGCATACACCGGGCTCTTCATACGGCCGGCCCACTAGTGAAAATACACAGCTGCTGCTGGGTGTTCTGTTTTCAGCCCACAGTACTTTAATGAACTAGTACTAGTCTGTAAACTTGTCctttctttgtttgtttgtcaAACTTAAAACCTCTTAATCTACGCTACAGGTCCGTTGTTAAACCATGCCTGCATATGTCATTGTTCACTGGAGTGCCATCGATCACcaccatatatgatatatgctTTTGCgcttgtattatatatatatactttacaGTAGGTTcttcttcattttcttttcttaattagCACCACCACACATTAAATCGATCGACTAGATACTGTAATCAAAGGCATGATATATACATACTTTCATCAGAGTTGAGTATATGGAAGTGAAGTGATTGATGAGCAagcatgaatgaatgaatatatatatatatatatatacacatacatgcGCGCGTGCATCAACGAACTGATCGATCGAATTGAATGAAGAGAtcgagaagagagaaaagctgCGTGCGACTTTGCATTGAGTAATACTATGAGTACTTTAGAGCTAGCCCCACCTTCATTGACCATGTCGCCATCGTATTCGTTCATATGTGGATCGTCGTCCGTTTCATCGATCCGTCCGTCGTCGATGATGAATTGATTGcatacatgcatccatccatcgaatGACCATGCAATATTCGTTCCGGCCATTAACAGTACAGGTACAATTAATAGTACGGCAATCTACTGTAGGACAATAACTAAAttaaagctagctagcagtgATCGAGTGATCATGCATGGAGCATGCAGTTTTCCTCGCaggaattaattaaaaagCAACCCAGCTACATATCAAATGAaagctctagctagctacgtACCAATGCAATGCAACTTCTTTTTACCAATCTTTATTCTTTACACGGGAGAAATGTCCTTAATTACGCTgtcacaaaattaatattatttgacATATATTGCTAGAGAAAATCTTCCTTGATGACTAGTACTGGCAGCCATGGATGCATGGTCTGCACGTAGCGGCCGGGTATACTCCTGTCCTGCAGGAAACATGCCTGCCCGGTATCCATGGCCGcccaacatgcatgcatatacgtTACAGAGAACGAAACACTGCATGCGCATAATGTGCATGCGAATGTGGCGACATTAAAgtaacaataaattaattaaacagaTGCATATCTGGTGTCAGCACATATGGAAAAATTAAAGTAGCTACATAAACCAAATAACTGACGAGGATTCAGATATAAATGTATAGATGGATTGTCATGACGTGTaaaaagcatgcatgcatacatgccgCATGTACAGACAACCAAACTGAAAgcagattaattaataagataTTACATAGTAtatgtcatgcatgcatggctagcTGCAGAAATGAATTGTGAGATACTATgacgatgcatgcatggccggCTGCATATCCCCTAGCTAGCTTGATTTGTAACCGGCCGTGTCATGGTTTTAAGGATCGATGGATCacaatgcatatgcatgcaagcTAGCTTTGACAGCAAGCTAACAGATTATTGTAGCTAGCAATCGTTATAATATctcacatgcatatgcatgggcAGTGTAGCTAGCATATTTTGGATGgttattatttggttttttgaggaaaaaaggGAACGCTATATtaacaaacgaaaaataatatgtaaataaaatttgtatgtatatgtgtgttcttAACAGTCTAaaacaaaggctaaaaaataagctacgataaaaaaccctaaaattaactataaatttaggtTTAGACTcgtaagcataagtagaaaaagaaaatataggacCAATGAACTTTTGGACCTAGCTAAAATTTCTTACCATGAACTTTGCATCGATCGGGTAAAATAGAATCATCTTAACCGTTGTTCCCTCCGTTCCACGGAATAAGAATTTTtaacattgtctagatttatttgtgtgccGGTGAATTTAGACACGTATACATTAATACGCGATGAATATAGATAGACCCAGaagattttataatatgtaacgAAGGGTGTCCCATTCTTTTCCCCCGTTAATTATCACGTCCAACCGAGTGTTTCTAGTGATGATCACATGATTATGACTTTGCAAGCACAGAGTTTTTGCATGGAGAGCTAAAGTTTGTCTGGATCGATATATCTTTTTATCCAGCAACAACCTGAGAGTGCATGGTGCATGATCAACGTGAGGAACGGCTCGCTTGTGAGAAGAAAATAAGCCAGCAATAAAGCGAAGATCTTTGCATGCAGCGAGACAATTAGGGAAGCATGAAGAAACGATGGAGACAAACTGAAAAAGCATGCAGCTATAGGTAAAGGGATTAAAGCAGGCAGGCACGCGATAGATCATAAGGATGGATGAATCTGGATGCAGGAAGACGACGAGCAGGCTGGATATAAGGATGAATTCCAGCAATGGCACCCACAGAGAAAATGAGGATGCATCCAATTACATGGCACGAGGAGCAGTGCTCACAGTTGGAAAGGCTGGCTAGCTAGCAAACAAGAGAATGCAGGAGTTAAAGGAGGAGTCTGGCTTCTCTGACAAGTGGCTTGTGTGCGCACGCCTCCTCATCCCCCATGCCTATTTAACCCATGCAACCCTCTTGCCTTGCATTATATTCAATTCCCTCTTAATTATTTCAATtaattcgatcgatcgatatatcGCTTACTTCTTCTacattgattgattgattgattgggaACAAGTTAAGCCTGGCCTGGCCTCCTGTGTAGTTAATTTTGTTGAAGCTAGCCATgggagagcagcagcagcagcagcctgaGCTGCCTCCCGGGTTCAGGTTCCATCCGACGGACGAGGAGATCATCACCTTCTACCTCACACCCAAGGTGCTTGACAGCAGGGGATTTTGCGTGGCCGCCATTGGAGAGGTCGACCTCAACAAGTGCGAGCCATGGGACTTGCCAGGTACGTcgtaattatataataattctctagctagctccatgacatgcatgcatgatgcatatGTGATTCGATTcgattgatgaatatatatagggAAGGCGAAGATGATTGGGGAGAAGGAGTGGTATTTCTACTGCCAGAAGGACCGCAAGTACCCGACAGGGATGAGGACGAACAgggcgacggaggccggctaCTGGAAGGCCACCGGCAAGGACAAGGAGATCttccgccaccaccacctgctcGTCGGCATGAAGAAGACGCTCGTCTTCTACAAGGGCAGGGCTCCCAAGGGCGACAAGACCAACTGGGTCATGCACGAGTACAGGCTCGccgacgcctcctcctctgcaGCAGACCCCACTCCCAGCCCCAGGCACGACGACTGGGCCGTCTGCAGGATCTTCCACAAGAGCTCCGGTATCAAGAAACCCTTAATGCCAGTGCCCATGCCGATGCCGGTGCAGCTTCAGGCCACCTACCACCAGCAGATGGCCATGGGCATCATCCCCATGCCAATGCAGCCCATGGTCGACCTGCAGGTTGACGACTTCCCCAACGGCCTGCCTCCTCTCATGGcacccgcaccgccgccgcctggttCTTCCTACTCCACGCTGCCTGGCTTCCCCGGCTCCGGGCTGCCGCTTCCGATGAACGGCGGCGGGCAGCAGTTTGGGaacccgccggcgccgatgcCGCAGTTTTACCACCAGCAGATGGACGGCGGCTACGTGGGCGAGCCAGTGAGCGAGCCGTCGTCGCTGGTATCGCAGGACACCGAGCAGAACAGCAACaacgccgcggccgccgccgccgccgagatctCATCGGTGGCATGCAACATGGTAGCCATGGACGGAGCCATGTGGAAATACTGAAATACATGCATCATATATACGTGTGATGACGACAGAGGGTGGCTACTTTATTTTATGCATGCCTTTGGCTTTTTGTCTTTGTGTGATCTCAGTAgtgatttgaaaatatttattgatattggcttatatatatagagagagagctgtagatcaatttatatatgtaataatttGTGTTTTGTACGTATGTgcgtgtgcatgcatgcatcgtaTATATAGACAGACAggtatagataaatatatatataggtatatacatgcatgatgtgtgtgtgtgtgtatatac
This is a stretch of genomic DNA from Oryza brachyantha chromosome 1, ObraRS2, whole genome shotgun sequence. It encodes these proteins:
- the LOC102714517 gene encoding NAC domain-containing protein 92-like, with amino-acid sequence MGEQQQQQPELPPGFRFHPTDEEIITFYLTPKVLDSRGFCVAAIGEVDLNKCEPWDLPGKAKMIGEKEWYFYCQKDRKYPTGMRTNRATEAGYWKATGKDKEIFRHHHLLVGMKKTLVFYKGRAPKGDKTNWVMHEYRLADASSSAADPTPSPRHDDWAVCRIFHKSSGIKKPLMPVPMPMPVQLQATYHQQMAMGIIPMPMQPMVDLQVDDFPNGLPPLMAPAPPPPGSSYSTLPGFPGSGLPLPMNGGGQQFGNPPAPMPQFYHQQMDGGYVGEPVSEPSSLVSQDTEQNSNNAAAAAAAEISSVACNMVAMDGAMWKY